One window from the genome of Myxococcales bacterium encodes:
- a CDS encoding glycosyltransferase: MSTTAQSTARARSSSWRAATCRTCATSTPAPTAARGNAVRVGMLAARGAVRVMYDADGAIAATELPKIVGPVLAGDADLAIGSRRAHGAQVDNPPPRYRVMWSELSNLVVRWTLVPGIRDTQCGFKAFSARAAIDLFSRGRINRWSFDLEILALARMRQYAIAEVGVRWADDPRSRVSPLRDGYRAIKELIQIKRNFAADRYRLAHAVT, translated from the coding sequence TTGTCGACGACGGCTCAATCGACCGCACGCGCGAGGTCGTCGAGCTGGCGGGCCGCGACCTGCCGCACCTGCGCTACCTCGACGCCAGCCCCAACCGCGGCAAGGGGCAACGCCGTGCGGGTCGGCATGCTCGCCGCGCGCGGCGCCGTGCGCGTGATGTACGACGCCGACGGCGCCATCGCGGCCACCGAGCTGCCCAAGATCGTTGGCCCCGTGCTCGCCGGCGACGCCGACCTCGCCATCGGTTCGCGCCGCGCCCACGGGGCGCAGGTCGACAACCCTCCGCCGCGCTATCGCGTCATGTGGAGCGAGCTGTCAAACTTGGTCGTGCGGTGGACGCTGGTGCCAGGCATCCGCGACACGCAATGTGGCTTCAAGGCTTTCTCGGCGCGCGCCGCCATCGACCTTTTCTCACGCGGCCGCATCAACCGCTGGTCGTTTGACCTTGAGATCTTGGCGCTCGCCCGCATGCGCCAGTACGCCATCGCCGAGGTCGGCGTGCGCTGGGCCGACGATCCGCGCTCGCGCGTGTCGCCGCTGCGCGACGGCTATCGCGCCATCAAGGAGCTCATCCAAATCAAGCGCAACTTCGCCGCCGACCGCTATCGCCTCGCGCATGCGGTGACTTAA
- a CDS encoding GtrA family protein has translation MRSEPRHQMLRSAASGVAGTVVDFTAMACLVEIMRLGYGIAAACASLVGAVLCFALNRYWAFGDVSPLRADQLARFALIVLGTMLMVATTVHVLAGLLHVAYLAAKAIAAVVIFAIWTYPMQAQVFAPNAKGAESI, from the coding sequence ATGCGTAGCGAACCACGCCACCAAATGCTACGCAGCGCCGCCAGCGGCGTCGCCGGCACCGTCGTCGACTTTACGGCGATGGCGTGCTTGGTCGAGATCATGCGGCTTGGCTACGGCATCGCCGCGGCGTGCGCCTCGCTGGTGGGCGCCGTGCTGTGTTTTGCGCTCAATCGGTATTGGGCGTTCGGCGACGTCTCGCCGCTACGCGCCGACCAGCTCGCCCGCTTCGCCTTGATCGTGCTCGGCACCATGCTCATGGTCGCAACCACCGTGCATGTGCTCGCCGGCCTGCTGCACGTCGCCTACCTCGCGGCCAAGGCCATCGCCGCGGTCGTCATCTTTGCCATCTGGACCTATCCCATGCAGGCGCAGGTGTTTGCGCCAAACGCCAAAGGAGCGGAATCAATATGA
- a CDS encoding tetratricopeptide repeat protein, giving the protein MAQVDLRKLKDDAAEAVDRGKFKKALQCYEQLEQHDASDGNWSRRAAEMWRKLDDREQALAAYLRAVETYVRAGFLIQAVAMCKMALQLHPAHPVVMARLATLQQGVAVTPMLASPATPNPGITARGAADVPAASSRGGLDMSLELPPDDGEFVIERSATAGTSIDKVELARAVPGAHAVAAGGRAGFIELDLDDVEVEELDDSALTPSEPPQGGVAVAPPVVAAVDPAAAALRAVRERGSHGADAAASDVAPTHP; this is encoded by the coding sequence ATGGCTCAGGTAGATCTGCGCAAGCTCAAGGATGACGCCGCCGAAGCGGTGGACCGCGGTAAATTCAAAAAGGCGCTGCAGTGCTATGAGCAGCTCGAACAGCACGACGCCAGCGATGGCAATTGGTCGCGCCGCGCCGCCGAGATGTGGCGCAAACTGGACGACCGCGAGCAGGCGCTTGCCGCGTATTTGCGCGCGGTCGAAACATACGTGCGCGCTGGGTTTTTGATCCAGGCCGTGGCGATGTGCAAGATGGCGTTGCAGCTACACCCGGCTCATCCGGTGGTGATGGCGCGCTTGGCGACGTTGCAACAAGGAGTGGCGGTTACGCCCATGCTGGCCAGCCCGGCCACCCCCAACCCGGGCATCACGGCTCGCGGCGCGGCGGACGTGCCCGCGGCGTCTTCGCGTGGCGGATTGGACATGTCGCTGGAGCTGCCGCCCGACGATGGCGAGTTTGTCATTGAGCGCTCGGCGACCGCGGGCACGTCGATCGACAAGGTCGAGCTGGCGCGCGCGGTGCCTGGGGCGCATGCCGTTGCGGCGGGTGGTCGCGCGGGCTTTATCGAACTAGATCTCGACGATGTAGAGGTCGAGGAACTCGATGACTCGGCGCTGACGCCAAGCGAACCGCCACAGGGTGGCGTCGCCGTGGCGCCACCGGTCGTTGCCGCCGTGGACCCCGCCGCCGCCGCGCTGCGCGCCGTGCGCGAACGTGGTAGCCACGGCGCCGACGCAGCTGCTAGCGATGTCGCGCCAACTCATCCATGA
- a CDS encoding cyclic nucleotide-binding domain-containing protein, translated as MSRQLIHELVNAEPAVWPVLLRFLRTRLLDRLLATSPLFQQFDRGERDELIRKFRFLEVAAGTPLVAQGAPTPGLFLLMAGHAEVARDGARVAVLGPGDLFGEMSLLGGDVAGAAVTAHSKCLLLLLPVADFRRLTMTHPQVVAFLSELADQRVQGASDVGHVELL; from the coding sequence ATGTCGCGCCAACTCATCCATGAGTTGGTAAACGCCGAGCCCGCGGTGTGGCCGGTGCTGCTGCGCTTTCTCCGCACGCGCTTGCTCGATCGCTTGCTGGCGACCAGCCCGCTGTTTCAGCAGTTTGACCGCGGCGAGCGCGACGAACTCATTCGTAAGTTTCGCTTTTTGGAAGTGGCGGCCGGTACGCCATTGGTGGCGCAGGGCGCGCCGACCCCTGGCCTTTTCTTGCTCATGGCCGGTCATGCCGAGGTGGCGCGCGATGGCGCGCGCGTCGCCGTGCTTGGCCCTGGCGACCTGTTTGGCGAGATGAGCCTGCTGGGGGGCGACGTCGCCGGTGCGGCGGTCACCGCGCACAGCAAGTGCCTGCTGCTGCTCTTGCCCGTCGCCGATTTTCGCAGGCTGACGATGACACATCCGCAGGTGGTCGCGTTTTTGTCAGAACTGGCCGACCAGCGCGTCCAGGGCGCCAGCGACGTCGGCCACGTCGAGCTGCTTTAG